A single Desulfovibrio aminophilus DNA region contains:
- the cbiQ gene encoding cobalt ECF transporter T component CbiQ, whose translation MSDLEAPLSRGSGPIHRLDPRARLLALLVFSLPVALVHSQASALAALGFGLLALALARPAPGLVLRRLLAVNAFTAFLWVFLPLDGQGEALFRLGPLAYSHEGTRLALLLTLKTNAAFLAVTALVGTIAPQDLGRALQALGLPEKFCHLLLMTHRYLFVIQREFRRLLTAAEARGFKPRTNGHTYTTYAWLLGMLLVKSWDRAERVHQAMLCRGFNGRFHSLADFSYGARDAVFLTLAVLASAAVAGLPFLRGVS comes from the coding sequence ATGTCCGACCTCGAAGCGCCTCTTTCCCGGGGAAGCGGTCCGATCCACCGCCTCGACCCGCGCGCTCGGCTCCTGGCCCTGCTCGTCTTCAGCCTGCCCGTGGCCCTGGTCCATTCCCAGGCGTCGGCCCTGGCCGCCCTGGGCTTCGGTCTCCTGGCCCTGGCCCTGGCCCGGCCCGCGCCCGGTCTGGTTCTGCGCCGCCTCCTGGCGGTGAACGCCTTCACGGCCTTCCTCTGGGTCTTCCTGCCCCTGGACGGACAGGGTGAGGCCCTCTTCCGCCTGGGTCCCCTGGCCTACTCCCACGAAGGGACGCGGCTGGCCCTGCTGCTCACGCTCAAGACCAACGCGGCCTTCCTGGCCGTGACCGCCCTGGTGGGCACCATCGCGCCCCAGGACCTGGGCCGGGCCCTGCAGGCCCTGGGCCTGCCGGAGAAGTTCTGCCACCTCCTGCTCATGACCCACCGCTACCTCTTCGTCATCCAGCGCGAGTTCCGCCGCCTGCTCACGGCGGCCGAGGCGCGGGGCTTCAAGCCGCGCACCAACGGCCACACCTACACAACCTACGCCTGGCTCCTGGGCATGCTTCTGGTGAAGAGCTGGGACCGGGCCGAGCGGGTGCACCAGGCCATGCTCTGCCGGGGCTTCAACGGCCGCTTCCACTCCCTGGCCGACTTCTCCTACGGCGCGCGGGACGCGGTCTTCCTGACCCTGGCGGTGCTGGCCTCGGCGGCCGTGGCCGGATTGCCGTTTCTGAGGGGAGTGTCGTGA
- the cbiM gene encoding cobalt transporter CbiM encodes MHISEGVLSAPVLLTGAALAAAGVAAGLKRLSPERMPQAAILSSAFFVASLVHVPVGFTSAHLILNGLLGAILGWAAFPAILVALLLQAVLFQFGGLTVLGVNTLTMALPAVLCALAFRPLLLSPDNRRAGLGGFLCGFLAVFLSGILVALALIGTGETFLHAAWAIFLANLPISVIEGFVTAAAVVFLRRVKPEVLSGALA; translated from the coding sequence ATGCACATCTCCGAAGGCGTTCTCTCCGCTCCGGTGCTCCTGACGGGAGCCGCCCTGGCGGCCGCCGGCGTCGCCGCCGGCCTGAAACGGCTCTCCCCCGAACGCATGCCCCAGGCGGCCATCCTCTCCTCGGCGTTCTTCGTGGCCTCCCTGGTGCACGTGCCGGTGGGCTTCACCAGCGCCCACCTCATCCTCAACGGCCTGCTGGGGGCGATCCTGGGCTGGGCCGCTTTCCCGGCCATCCTCGTGGCCCTGCTGCTCCAGGCCGTGCTCTTCCAGTTCGGAGGCCTGACCGTGCTCGGCGTGAACACCCTGACCATGGCCCTGCCCGCCGTGCTCTGCGCCCTGGCCTTCCGCCCCCTGCTGCTCTCGCCGGACAACCGCCGCGCGGGCCTGGGCGGCTTCCTCTGCGGCTTCCTGGCGGTCTTCCTCTCCGGCATCCTGGTGGCCCTGGCGCTCATCGGCACGGGCGAAACCTTCCTGCACGCGGCCTGGGCCATCTTCCTGGCCAACCTGCCGATCAGCGTCATCGAGGGCTTCGTCACGGCCGCCGCGGTGGTCTTCCTGCGCCGGGTCAAGCCCGAGGTTCTCTCCGGCGCGCTGGCCTGA
- a CDS encoding HDIG domain-containing metalloprotein, whose amino-acid sequence MISRDEALSLLKSRNNEQHLIAHALETEAVMRGLARRLGRDEELWGLAGLLHDLDYAETKDETARHGRLTVEMLDGRLPDEALTAIVRHACELNNGEAPATEFDFALRCGETVTGLVHANALVRPGGLDGMEPKSLKKKMKEKAFAAAVNREIIRECEKIGLDLGEFFQIAIAAVTSIRSEVGLA is encoded by the coding sequence ATGATCAGCCGCGACGAGGCCCTGAGCCTGCTGAAGAGCCGCAACAACGAACAACATCTCATCGCGCACGCCCTGGAGACCGAGGCCGTGATGCGCGGGCTGGCCCGCCGCCTGGGCCGGGACGAGGAACTCTGGGGCTTGGCCGGTCTGCTGCACGACCTGGACTATGCCGAGACCAAGGACGAGACCGCCCGGCACGGGCGGCTCACGGTGGAGATGCTGGACGGCCGACTGCCGGACGAAGCCCTGACGGCCATCGTGCGTCACGCCTGCGAGCTGAACAACGGCGAGGCCCCGGCCACGGAGTTCGACTTCGCCCTGCGCTGCGGCGAAACCGTCACCGGCCTGGTCCACGCCAACGCCCTGGTGCGTCCCGGCGGGCTCGACGGCATGGAGCCCAAGAGCCTGAAAAAAAAGATGAAGGAGAAGGCCTTCGCCGCCGCCGTGAACCGCGAGATCATCCGCGAATGCGAGAAGATCGGCCTGGACCTGGGCGAGTTCTTCCAGATCGCCATCGCGGCCGTGACCTCGATCCGCTCCGAGGTCGGACTGGCCTGA